A segment of the Candidatus Andeanibacterium colombiense genome:
GCGGCGACGGGTCATTGCGTATCCTCGAAAAACCAAACCCCGGCACTTGCGAGTCGGTGGGACCGCACGGCCGGGGCAAGGGGTTCCCTATACGCGCGGCGGGATGAAAAGCAATTGTCCGATACCCTGCGATTGCCTAGCCTCCCGGGCAAAACAGGGAGAGAGCCATGGACACCAGCCGCCGCAGCGTGATCGCAGGAGGGGTGGCGCTGACCGCGCTGCTTGGCAGCAAAGCCCAGGCCCAGGCCGGCGGTGCGAAAGCTTCCGGGGATGGAGGTCATCCACATCTATTCCGATGCGAACGGCGTCTCGCATGTCCAGCGGGTGCCGGTGGTCGGCCTGCCCAAGCCGCTTCCGGCGACCGGGGTCCGCGCCAATGCGATCGCCGTGGGCGTGGAGGACTGGCACCAGGCGCCGCAGAAACTGTTCACGATCAACACCTCGGGCGACATTCAGGGCGAGCTGGGCGACGGGACGAAGGTGCCGATCGGCAAGGGCGATCTGGTCTATCTCGAGGATCTGACCGGCAAGGGCCACATCACCCGGCTTCTGACCGATGTCGCGAACCTGTTCATCCTGATGCCACCGGAGTTCGATTTCCTCGAATGGGCTGGCGGAACGCCGCAAGCGGTGTAAGGGGCGCGCGTTGTCAACGAAGGAGCGGGCCGTGTCGCAAGCTGCCACTTTGGAACTGATCGGGAAATATTACGCCGCGTTCAACGCCGGCGACGGCGAGGGCATGCTCGCCTGCCTGACCGAGACGATCGCGCATGACGTGAACCAGGGCGCCCGGCAGGAAGGCAAGGACGCGTTCCGCGCATTCCTCGCGCATATGGACCGCAGCTATGCGGAAAAGCTCACCGACATCGTGGTGATGGCCAATGCGGACGGCAGCCGCGCCGCGGCCGAGTTCGTGGTCCACGGCGAATATCTGACAACCGACGAGGGCCTGCCCGAGGCCAAAGGGCAGAAATACGTCCTCCCCGCGGGTGCGTTCTTCGATATCGAAGGCGGGCTGATCGCGCGGGTCACGGTCTATTACAATCTCGAGGATTGGATTGCCCAGGTCTCCAAGCCGCTAGCCGCGTGAGCATCGCGGTTCGCCCGCTCTCGGGCGACGAACTCGCCGCGCATCTGCCGGGGCTTGCGGTGCTGCGGATCGCGGTGTTCGCGGATTATCCCTATCTGTACGACGGCGATGCCGAATACGAGCATCGCTATCTCGCCGAATTCGCCGCCGCGCCGCAGGCGGTGCTGGTCGCGGCCTTCGACGGGAGCGATATCGTCGGCGCGGCCACCGCCTCTCCGATGTCGGCGCAGAAGCCCGAATTCCGCGCGGCCTTCGAAGCGCACGGGATCGACACGCGGAGTTTGTTCTATTTCGGCGAGAGCGTGCTGCTGCCGCGCTATCGCGGGCACGGGATCGGCCATGCGTTCTTCGATCACCGCGAGGAAGCGGCGCGCAGTGCGGGCGCGCGGGCCGCGACCTTCGCCTCGGTGATCCGCGCGGCGGACCATCCGGCGCGGCCCGGCGGTTATCGCCCGCTCGACGAATTCTGGACCAGGCGCGGCTACGCGCCTGTGGACGGCTTCACCGCCGAGCTTGCGTGGAAAGAGCATGGCGAAGAGAGCGAGAGCCTCAAACCAATGCAATATTGGATGAGGGCGCTTTGAATTCCGACAAGCAGAAATTCCTGGTCGCGGCCGCGCAATATCCGATCGACCGCCATGACGGCTGGGACCACTACATCACGAAGGTCACCGGCTGGGTCGATTATGCCGCCCGGCGCGGGGCCAAGCTCGCGGTGTTCCCCGAATATGGCGGGATGGAACTCGCTTCGCTGAACGCCGAGACGATGGGCGATCTCGACGCCTCGCTTGAACAGGTTTCCGCGCTCGCCCCGCATGTCGATGCGCTGCATATCGAACTGGCGCGCGAGCACGACATGCACATCCTCGCCGCGAGCATGCCGGTCTATCGCGACGGCAAGTATCGCAATGTCGCGCGCCTGTTCACTCCCGAAGGGACGATGGGCGGGCAGGAAAAGCTGATGATGACGCGCTTCGAGCGTGAGCAGTGGAAAGTCCACGCGGGCGGTCCACTGCGGCTGTTCGAGACCCGGCTCGGCAAGATCGGCGTGCTGATCTGCTACGATTCCGAATTCCCGTTGCTCGGCCGCGCGCTGGTCGAGGCGGGGGCCGAGATCATCCTCGTGCCGAGCTGCACCGATACGGTCGCCGGCTACAACCGGGTCAAGGTCGGGGCGATGGCCCGCGCGCTCGAAGGCCAGTGCTATGTGGTGCATGCGCCAACGGTGGGCGAGGCCGGCTGGTCGCCCGCGGTCGACGTCAACCACGGCATCGCCGGAATCTATTGCCCGCCCGATCGCGGCTTCCCCGAAACCGGCATCGTCGCGCTGGGCGAGCTGGACGCGAAGCAATGGGTGCTGGGCGAGATCGACGTCGCGAAAGTGGCGGAGGTCCGCAAGGACGGCTCGGTACTCAATGTCAAACACTGGGGCGAGCAGCCGGGGGGCGGGCCGCTGCCCGAGGTCGAGCTGGTGGCGCTTTGAGGTTCGGGCGTCGGCGCAGCTTTCCGTAGCGTAAATTTGACTTGTCGCGACGGTGCAGCCAGAGGGCGCGCAAACGGGTCGCCACAGGGCGGGAGAAAACATATGTCGCATGCCGCAATGAGGGCTTCGGCCTCGCTTGCCGTCCTGGGTGCCATCTTCGCGGCGGCATCGCCCGCCTTCGCCGAAGACGATCAGGACAAGGCGGAGATCGTCGTTTCCGCCAAGAACCCGGGCAGCGATACGCTCGACTATCCGGGCAGTATCGACACGATCGGCACCACCGAGCTCGCGCAGCGCCAGGTGCAGGACCTCTCGACCCTCAGCTATGCCGCGCCCAACGTCTCGCTCGACTCGATCGGCACCTTCAAGGGCGTCGCGAACTTCGCGATCCGCGGGCTCGGCATCAACAGCTCGATCCCGTCGATCGATCCCGCGGTGGGGATCTTCGTCGACGGGGTCTATCAGGGGATCAATGCAGGCGACGTGTTCGACCTGCTCGACGTCAAGCGCGTGACCGTGCTGCGCGGGCCGCAGGGGGTCGCCTTCGGGCGCAACACCACCGGCGGCGCGGTGCTGGTCGAAACCGCCGACCCGACCTTCGCCGGGGAAGGCCATGCGGGCATGACCGTCGAAGGCCCGGTCGACAGCCGGCGCGGCAAGGCAATGCTGACGATGCGCGGGGCGGTCTCCGGGCCGCTGAACGACACGCTCGCGATCCGCATCGCGGCGCTCCACAGCGACGATGCCGGCTATTTCGAGAACGACTACGACGGGCGCGCCTTCGGCAAGGCGGTGACGACCGAAGTGCGCGGCGGGCTGACCTGGCTCGCGAGCGAGCGCCTGAGCTTCACCCTCAAGGGCGAATGGGACAAGAGCGACGGCGACGGCGCCCCGGCGCACAACAACGGCCTGAGCGGGCGCGACAATTTCAGGATCGCGATCGACGAGCGCGGTTTCTACCACAGCAAGGGCGGTTCGGTGTCGCTGCGCGGCGAGTATGAGCTGGGGCAGGGCAAGCTCACCAATGTGTTCGGTTGGCGCGACTACGATCTGCGCACCCGCAACGACATCGATTCCACTCCGGTCAAGATCTTCCATTCGGACACGCGCACCAATCAGGATCAGTGGTCCGACGAACTATATTATGCGGCGGATTACGGCGCGGTGGCGGTGACCGCGGGCGGCTATATCTTCCACCAGCAGGTCGGTTACGACGAATTCCGCGATCTCGCCGCTCCGCAATACGGCGGCGGGGTGCAGGATCAGGACGTTTACGGGCTCTATGCCCAGGCCGATTATTCGCTGACCGACAAACTCACGCTGACCGGCGGGCTGCGCTGGTCGCGCGAAGAAAAGAGCGCCGACATCACCTATGTCCGCCCGCGCGCGGAATGTTCGGCGATCGAAGGCACCTGCCCGATCGAGGGCCAGAATGTGCCCGGAGAGAACAACGGCTTTTCCGACAGCCGCGCATGGAACAGCCTGTCGCCCAAGGTGGCGCTGGCGTTCAAGCCGACCGTGGACAGCAATCTCTACGCCAGCTGGACCCGCGGTTATCGCTCCGGCGGCTACAACCTCCGCATCACCCAGCCGGCGGCGTTCGAGCAGATCGCGGCCGAACTCGGCTCCCCTGCATTCGATCAGGAGCGGGTCGACAGCTTCGAACTCGGCGGCAAGTGGCAGCGCGGGATCCTGCGCCTGAGCGGTGCGCTCTACTGGATGGAGGTCGCCAATCTCCAGCGCGAGATCAACGTGCCTTCGCTGACCTCGGGCCTCGCCCAGTCGATCTACAACACCGCTGACGCCCGCATCCGCGGCGGCGAGCTGGAAGCCACGCTGACCCCCGCCGGGGGTCTGACGCTCACCGCCGACCTTGGCTACACCGATGCGCAATACCGCAAGGTGTTCCTCGACCTCAATTCGGACGGGGTGATAAACGCGGCCGATCTCGCTCTTGCGCTGCCACGCGCGCCGAAATGGAGCTGGGGCGGCAGCGCGGCCTATGAGGCGGAGCTCGGCGGGCTCGGCTCGCTCACCGCCAGCGCGTTCTTCCAGCACCGCAGCGCCTACGCCTATACTGACAACAACTGGGGCTACAATTCGGCCTCGGACCGGCTCGACGCAAGCCTTGCGTTGAAGCTCGCCGGTAGCGGGATCACCTTGACCGTGTTCGGCCGCAATCTGACCGACGCGGTCCAGTTCGGCGGCGACACGCAACTCGCCTTCGCCGGCGGCGCCTATTCGGACGGCGACAACCGTCCGTTCGATCCGCACCCGGCCGCGGGGACCTTCTCGCCGCTCGACAAGGGGCGCGAGCTGGGTGTCGGACTGAACTGGGACTTCTGATCGAGATGGACACCTCTTCAACTCCCGCCTAACCTCTCCTTAGCAAGCGAAGTTTTTGGAGCAGGCCGGATGACACGCCGCGAGATGCTGGGAATGGCGAGCGTCGCCGTGGTGGCCGTCGCGCTCGGCGGAGGGATTTTCCTGAACCGCGACGAGGAGGACGACGAGCCCCCGTCAGGCGACTTTCCGGTGCGCAAGACCAAGGCCCAATGGCGCGCGCAGCTCGGCGCGGCTTCCTATGCGATCCTGCGCGAAGCGGGCACCGAGCCGCCCTATTCGAGCCCGCTGCTGGAAGAGCATCGCCAAGGCATCTTCGCCTGCCTCGGCTGCGATACGCATGCCTTTGGTTCCGCAACCAAGTTCGACAGCCACACCGGCTGGCCGAGCTTCTGGGACGTGTTGCCGAATGCGATCGTCAAGCGCACCGATCTCAAGATCGGCGTGCCCCGAACCGAGGTGCTGTGCAAGACTTGCGGCGGCCACCTCGGCCACGTGTTCGACGATGGTCCCAAGCCGACCGGACTGCGCTATTGCATGAACGGGCTGGCGCTGAAATTTCTGCCCGGGCTCAGCTGAGCCGGGCGCAATCGGGAGAATAGGAAGATGGCCGAATTGCTAAATGGGGTGTTCCGCGCGGTGAGCAGCCTGCTGGGGCTGGCGATGATCGCATTCGGCGGCATCTGGATCCTCCAGGGCCTTGGCATCGCGTTCCTGAACAGCTTCATGGCGAACCAGATCCAGTGGTCGGTCTATGGCGTGTTGCTCGCGCTGGTCGGGATCGGCCAGGTCTGGTGGAGCAATACGCGCGAAAGCTATTATCGCGGCCGCTAGGTCTTTCATTCGGCCGATCAGTGCCTAGTTCCGGTACCAACCAGAACTGGAGCCTATCGCGATGAAACTTACCGGCAACACCATCCTCATCACCGGCGGCGGCTCCGGCATCGGGCAGGCGCTCGCCTGGCGGTTCCACGATCTCGGCAACACCGTGATCGTCGCCGGGCGGGGCGAGGCGCGGCTGCAGGAAACCATCGCCGGGCGCGAGCGGATGCTCGCGCTGCAGCTCGACGTCGCGGACAACGCCTCGGTCGACGCGGCGATCGAGAAGCTCAAGCGCGATTTCCCCGAACTCAACGCCGCGATCCTTTCGGCCGGGGTGATGACCCGGCAGGAACTCGGCACCGGCGGGACCATCGCCACTGCCGAGGAAGTGATCAACATCAACCTGCTCGGCACGATCCGGGTGGCCGAAGCGCTGATCCCCCTGCTTGCGGGCAAGCCCAATGCGGCGATCTGCACGGTCACCTCGGGGCTGGCTTTCACCCCGCTGCCCGGCGCGCCGGCCTATAGCGCGAGCAAGGCGGCGATCCATTCCTACAGCCTGTCGCTGCGCCAGCGGCTCAAGGGCCAGGTCCAGGTGATCGAGATCGCCCCGCCGGGCGTCCAGACCGGCCTCACGCCGGGGCAGGAGACCCGCCAGGGCTATATGCCGCTCGATGCCTATATCGACGAGACGATGGGCAATTTCGAGCGCGAACCCGACGGCTATGAGAACCTCGTCGGCAACGTCCTGCCGCTTCGCTGGTCGGAGCGCGACGGGACCACCGACGCGATACTGGAGCGGCTGGCGAGCGTCTGATCCGGGGCCCGAGCGGGAGTGAGGCGCCGCGCCCTCAGCGGCCCCACTTCCGCTGCGTCTTGCCGTAGCGGGTCTTGCGGGTGCCCGGCTTGCCCTCGTTGCTCCGCCCGACCAGCGGGGCGTGGGAGGGTTCGCCCGGGAGGCCGAGCTCGTCGGCTTCCAGCTTGCGGATCTCGTCCCTGAGGCGCCCGGCTTCCTCGAATTCGAGATCGGCCGCCGCCGCGCGCATCTTGCGCTCCAGCTCCTCGATATAGGCGCGCAAATTGTGGCCGACGAGGTTGTTGCGCCCGTCCTCCGCCTCGATCTCGACCAGCACACCGTCGCGGCTGGCGGTGTGGGCGACGATGTCCTGGATGCCGCGCTTGATCGTCTCCGGGGTGATCCCGTGCTCTTCGTTATAGGCGCGCTGCTTCTCGCGGCGACGGTCGGTTTCGGCCATCGCGCGTTCCATGCTGCCGGTGATCCGGTCGGCATAGAGGATCACCTTGCCGTCGACATTGCGCGCGGCGCGGCCGATCGTCTGGACCAGCGAAGTTTCGGAGCGCAGGAACCCTTCCTTGTCCGCATCGAGGATGCAGACCAGCCCGCATTCGGGAATGTCGAGCCCTTCGCGCAGCAAATTGATCCCGACCAGCACGTCATACACGCCCATGCGCAGGTCGCGGATCAGCTCGATGCGTTCGAGCGTCTCGGTATCCGAATGCATGTAGCGCACGCGCAGTCCCGCCTCGTGCATGAACTCGGTAAGGTCTTCGGACATGCGCTTGGTCAGCGTGGTGACGAGCGTGCGATAGCCCTTCTCGGCGGTCAGGCGGCACTCGTTGATGCAATCCTGCACCTGGTCCTCGACCGGGCGGATTTCGACCGGCGGATCGATCAGCCCGGTCGGGCGGATCACCTGTTCGGCGAACACGCCGCCCGATTGCTCCATCTCCCAATTGCCCGGCGTGGCCGAGACCGCGAAGGTCTGCGGGCGCATCGCATCCCATTCGTTGAAGCGCAGCGGGCGGTTGTCGATGCAGCTCGGCAGGCGGAAGCCGTATTCGGCGAGGGTAATCTTGCGCCGGTGGTCGCCCTTCGACATCGCGCCGATCTGCGGCACGGTCTGGTGGCTTTCATCGACGAACAGCAGCGCGTTCTCCGGCAGATATTCGAACAATGTCGGCGGCGGTTCGCCCGGCAGGCGGCCGGTGAGGAAGCGCGAATAGTTCTCGATCCCCGCGCAACTGCCGGTCGCCGCGATCATCTCAAGGTCGAAATTGGTGCGCTGTTCGAGCCGCTGGTGCTCGAGCAACTTGCCTTCCGCTTCCAGCTCCTTGAGCCGCTCGGTCAGCTCGAAGCGGATTGCCGCGGCCGCCTGCTTCATCGTCGGGCCGGGGGTCACATAATGCGAATTGGCGTAGACCCGCACCGTGTCGAGGCTCGCGCCCCTGGTTCCGGTCAGCGGATCGAATTCGCTGATCTCCTCGATCTCGTCGCCGAAGAAGCTGACCCGCCAGGCCATGTCTTCGTAATGGCTCGGGAATATCTCGAGACTGTCGCCGCGCACGCGGAAGCAGCCGCGGGTGAAGGCGGTATCGTTGCGTTTGTATTGCAGCGCCACGAGCTTGCGGATGATCTCGCCCTGATCGGTGGTCGCGCCCTTCTTGAGGTCGAAGATCATCGCCGAATAGGTTTCGACCGAGCCGATGCCGTAGAGGCAGGAGACCGATGCGACGATGATCACGTCGTGGCGTTCGAGCAGCGCGCGGGTGGCCGAATGGCGCATCCGGTCGATCGCCTCGTTCACCGAGCTTTCCTTCTCGATGTAAGTGTCGCTGCGGGGGACGTATGCCTCGGGCTGGTAGTAATCGTAATAGCTGACGAAATATTCGACCGCATTCTCGGGGAAGAAGCTCTTGAACTCGCCATAGAGCTGCGCGGCGAGGATCTTGTTGGGCGCGAGGATCAGTGCCGGGCGCTGCAGCGTCTCGATCACCTTGGCCATGGTGAAGGTCTTGCCGCTGCCGGTGACGCCGAGCAGTACCTGGGTCTTGTCGTCGAGCTTCGCGCCCGCGACGAGTTCCGCGATCGCGGCCGGCTGGTCGCCGGCCGGTTCGTATTCGGAGACCAGCTTGAACGGCTTGCCGCCCATCGCCTTCTCGGGCCGCTCGGGCCGGTGTGGGGTGAACGTGCCGGAGGTATCCGGCTCTTCAAGTCCGCGTCTGATCACCAATTCGGGCATGATGCTCCATATGGCTGTTCGCCTTGCGTTCCGCAATGGGGGCATTCCGCACGCGGGCGTTGGCAGCGAGGCGCAGGCTTGATACGATCCCGCCATCCCGCGGTTCCTTGCCGCGCCTCGTGAGGGGAGGTTCCATGCGTAGCTCCGTTTTCATCCTGCCGTTTGCCGCGGCCATCGCGCTTGCCGGCTGCGGCAAGAAGGACGAGGCACCCGCCGGCAAGACGGGTGAGGCCGCACCCGCCGGCAGCGTCAGCACCGCGACGATCGGGCTGCGGCCCGGGCAATACGAAGCCACGATCGAGATGCTGGAGATGACCATCCCCGGCATGCCCGCGGGCATGGCCAAGGAAATGGCCAAGCGGAACGGCCCGACCAAAATCTCCTATTGCGTGACCGAGCAGGAGGCCGCGCAGTCGGTCAAGCAGATGCTCGGCAAGGCGCAGACCGGCAATTGCAGCTTCAAGACCTACGACGTCAGCGGCGGCCACATCACCACCGAGATGGCCTGCAAGAACCCCGACGGCACCGAAGGAACGATCAAGACCAGCGGCACCATCAGCAGCGAAGCGATGGACACGGTCGGCGAGATCGACTTCCCGGGGATGAAGTCCAAAACCCACACGACCTTCAAGCGCGTGGGGGACTGCAAGGCCTGAGCGCGTTTTCGCGCACCGCCGGATTTGGAAATGGCCCAACCGCGAACCGGCTCGGCGCCGAACGGAGACGAAATTCCGACAGTTTGATGACGGGATCAGTTTGTTCAGGCGTTTATAAGTCAGTTTGGTTACAGTGGCTCCATGAGTGACATGAATCGTACTTATGGCAACCGTGCCGAGTCGCGGCATCCCCCGGACGGAACCGATCTGTTCGACGCGCTCAAGATGCGCGCCGCGCTGGTCAGTGAAACCCAGCCGAGCGGCGTCCACGGCCCGGCACTGAAGCATCTGTTCCGGGAGCTGCAATTCCTCACCAGCCCGCTGTGGAACACCCGCTCGCCGAGCGACATCGAAGCCGCCAGGGAAAAGCGCATCGTGATGCTGCTGCCCGGCTTCGGCACCCATCCCGCGCGGCTCAAGCGCATGGCGACCCATCTCGAAGCTGCCGGCCATACGGTCAAGCGCTGGGGGCAGGGGTTCAATTTCGGACCGACGCCGCAGAACTTCGAAGTGCTGTCGAAGCGCGTGCTCGCGCTGCACCGCCGCTATGGCGAGAAGATCGTGCTGGTCGGCTGGAGCCTCGGCGGGATCTTCGCGCGCGAAGTCGCCAAGTGTCATCCGGAAGCGGTGGCCAAGGTCGTAACGATGGGTTCGCCCTTTTCCGGCAGCCCCAAGGCCAACAATGTCTGGCGGATCTATCATTTGATCACCGGCCATTCGGTGGAGAACCCGCCAGTGGTGGGCAATATCTCCGAAAAGCCCCCGGTGCCGACCGTGGCGCTGTGGAGCGCCTGCGACGGGATCGTGTCGCCGCGCTCATCCTGCGGCCGCCCGGGCGAGCGCGACAAGGCGGTAGCGCTGCGCTGCGGGCATCTCGGCTTCGCCTATTCCGACGAGGCGATCGAAACCGTGCTGCGCGAACTCGAAACTCTCTGACGCCGGTCGGCGGAATTCGGCGCTTCTTTCCGGGGCCGATGTGGCCCGCGCGAAACCCTTTTACTCCAACTCCGTTTCCGCTTGGCAGCGTCGCGCTTCCATGCAACATGTTGCGCTGCAGCATGAGGGCAAATGAGCATAACGCCTGACCCGAAGTTCGACGAGATGACGCAGGCCGACGGATCGATCCGGCCGGCTTACCGCGACTATGTTTCCTGGCTGGACGAGCAGGACCAGGCGCTGATGCGGCGCAAGAACGGCGAGGCCGAAAGCTTCTTCCGCCGCACCGGCATCACTTTCAATGTCTATGGCGAAGATGCGGGCGAGGAACGGCTGATCCCGTTCGATATGGTTCCGCGCATCATCACCGGCACCGAATGGCGCCGGCTGTCGCGCGGGATCGAGCAGCGGGTGCGCGCGCTCAACGCCTTCATGCACGATCTCTACCACCGGCAGGAGATCATCCGGGCCGGCCGCGTGCCGCAGCGCCTGTTCAGCAACAATGTCGCGTGGCTGCCCGAGATGGTCGGCTTCAGCCCGCCGGGCGGGGTCTATACCCATATCGTCGGGATCGACCTGGTTCGCACCGGGCCGAACGATTTCATGGTGCTCGAAGACAATGCGCGGACGCCCAGCGGCGTTTCGTACATGCTCGAAAACCGCGAAACCATGATGGCGATGTTCCCCGAGCTGTTCAGCCGCATCCCGGTGCAGCCGGTGTCGGACTATCCGGCGCGGCTGGCCAAGAGCCTTGCCGCCTGCGCGCCCGCTGCGACGACCGGCCAGCCGGTGGTCGCGGTGCTGACGCCCGGGATCTACAATTCCGCCTATTTCGAACATGCGTTCCTCGCCGACCAGATGGGCGCGGAACTTGTCGAAGGCAGCGACCTGCGCGTGGTCGACGGGCGGGTGCAGATGCGCACCACCGCCGGCTACCAGCCGATCGACGTTCTCTACCGCCGGGTCGACGACGATTACCTCGATCCTTTGACCTTCAATTCCGAAAGCCAGCTGGGTGTGCCGGGGATCATGGACGTCTATCGCGCCGGCGGGATCACCATCGCCAACGCCCCCGGCACCGGGATCGCGGACGACAAGGCGATCTACAGCTTCATGCCCGAGATCGTCGAATTCTACACCGGCGAGAAGCCGCTGCTGCCCAATGTCCCGACCTGGCGCTGCGCGGAGGC
Coding sequences within it:
- a CDS encoding DUF3617 domain-containing protein encodes the protein MRSSVFILPFAAAIALAGCGKKDEAPAGKTGEAAPAGSVSTATIGLRPGQYEATIEMLEMTIPGMPAGMAKEMAKRNGPTKISYCVTEQEAAQSVKQMLGKAQTGNCSFKTYDVSGGHITTEMACKNPDGTEGTIKTSGTISSEAMDTVGEIDFPGMKSKTHTTFKRVGDCKA
- a CDS encoding carbon-nitrogen hydrolase family protein, producing MNSDKQKFLVAAAQYPIDRHDGWDHYITKVTGWVDYAARRGAKLAVFPEYGGMELASLNAETMGDLDASLEQVSALAPHVDALHIELAREHDMHILAASMPVYRDGKYRNVARLFTPEGTMGGQEKLMMTRFEREQWKVHAGGPLRLFETRLGKIGVLICYDSEFPLLGRALVEAGAEIILVPSCTDTVAGYNRVKVGAMARALEGQCYVVHAPTVGEAGWSPAVDVNHGIAGIYCPPDRGFPETGIVALGELDAKQWVLGEIDVAKVAEVRKDGSVLNVKHWGEQPGGGPLPEVELVAL
- a CDS encoding nuclear transport factor 2 family protein, yielding MSQAATLELIGKYYAAFNAGDGEGMLACLTETIAHDVNQGARQEGKDAFRAFLAHMDRSYAEKLTDIVVMANADGSRAAAEFVVHGEYLTTDEGLPEAKGQKYVLPAGAFFDIEGGLIARVTVYYNLEDWIAQVSKPLAA
- a CDS encoding GNAT family N-acetyltransferase, translating into MSIAVRPLSGDELAAHLPGLAVLRIAVFADYPYLYDGDAEYEHRYLAEFAAAPQAVLVAAFDGSDIVGAATASPMSAQKPEFRAAFEAHGIDTRSLFYFGESVLLPRYRGHGIGHAFFDHREEAARSAGARAATFASVIRAADHPARPGGYRPLDEFWTRRGYAPVDGFTAELAWKEHGEESESLKPMQYWMRAL
- a CDS encoding circularly permuted type 2 ATP-grasp protein, with amino-acid sequence MSITPDPKFDEMTQADGSIRPAYRDYVSWLDEQDQALMRRKNGEAESFFRRTGITFNVYGEDAGEERLIPFDMVPRIITGTEWRRLSRGIEQRVRALNAFMHDLYHRQEIIRAGRVPQRLFSNNVAWLPEMVGFSPPGGVYTHIVGIDLVRTGPNDFMVLEDNARTPSGVSYMLENRETMMAMFPELFSRIPVQPVSDYPARLAKSLAACAPAATTGQPVVAVLTPGIYNSAYFEHAFLADQMGAELVEGSDLRVVDGRVQMRTTAGYQPIDVLYRRVDDDYLDPLTFNSESQLGVPGIMDVYRAGGITIANAPGTGIADDKAIYSFMPEIVEFYTGEKPLLPNVPTWRCAEADSLAYVLDNLAQLVVKEVHGSGGYGMLIGPTSSKREIEAFRAKLKARPENYIAQPTLALSTVPIFTQAGLAPRHVDLRPFVLVSPDRVDITPGGLTRVALKKGSLVVNSSQGGGTKDSWVLDD
- a CDS encoding TonB-dependent receptor, which encodes MSHAAMRASASLAVLGAIFAAASPAFAEDDQDKAEIVVSAKNPGSDTLDYPGSIDTIGTTELAQRQVQDLSTLSYAAPNVSLDSIGTFKGVANFAIRGLGINSSIPSIDPAVGIFVDGVYQGINAGDVFDLLDVKRVTVLRGPQGVAFGRNTTGGAVLVETADPTFAGEGHAGMTVEGPVDSRRGKAMLTMRGAVSGPLNDTLAIRIAALHSDDAGYFENDYDGRAFGKAVTTEVRGGLTWLASERLSFTLKGEWDKSDGDGAPAHNNGLSGRDNFRIAIDERGFYHSKGGSVSLRGEYELGQGKLTNVFGWRDYDLRTRNDIDSTPVKIFHSDTRTNQDQWSDELYYAADYGAVAVTAGGYIFHQQVGYDEFRDLAAPQYGGGVQDQDVYGLYAQADYSLTDKLTLTGGLRWSREEKSADITYVRPRAECSAIEGTCPIEGQNVPGENNGFSDSRAWNSLSPKVALAFKPTVDSNLYASWTRGYRSGGYNLRITQPAAFEQIAAELGSPAFDQERVDSFELGGKWQRGILRLSGALYWMEVANLQREINVPSLTSGLAQSIYNTADARIRGGELEATLTPAGGLTLTADLGYTDAQYRKVFLDLNSDGVINAADLALALPRAPKWSWGGSAAYEAELGGLGSLTASAFFQHRSAYAYTDNNWGYNSASDRLDASLALKLAGSGITLTVFGRNLTDAVQFGGDTQLAFAGGAYSDGDNRPFDPHPAAGTFSPLDKGRELGVGLNWDF
- a CDS encoding alpha/beta hydrolase, translating into MSDMNRTYGNRAESRHPPDGTDLFDALKMRAALVSETQPSGVHGPALKHLFRELQFLTSPLWNTRSPSDIEAAREKRIVMLLPGFGTHPARLKRMATHLEAAGHTVKRWGQGFNFGPTPQNFEVLSKRVLALHRRYGEKIVLVGWSLGGIFAREVAKCHPEAVAKVVTMGSPFSGSPKANNVWRIYHLITGHSVENPPVVGNISEKPPVPTVALWSACDGIVSPRSSCGRPGERDKAVALRCGHLGFAYSDEAIETVLRELETL
- the msrB gene encoding peptide-methionine (R)-S-oxide reductase MsrB, translated to MTRREMLGMASVAVVAVALGGGIFLNRDEEDDEPPSGDFPVRKTKAQWRAQLGAASYAILREAGTEPPYSSPLLEEHRQGIFACLGCDTHAFGSATKFDSHTGWPSFWDVLPNAIVKRTDLKIGVPRTEVLCKTCGGHLGHVFDDGPKPTGLRYCMNGLALKFLPGLS
- the uvrB gene encoding excinuclease ABC subunit UvrB, which codes for MPELVIRRGLEEPDTSGTFTPHRPERPEKAMGGKPFKLVSEYEPAGDQPAAIAELVAGAKLDDKTQVLLGVTGSGKTFTMAKVIETLQRPALILAPNKILAAQLYGEFKSFFPENAVEYFVSYYDYYQPEAYVPRSDTYIEKESSVNEAIDRMRHSATRALLERHDVIIVASVSCLYGIGSVETYSAMIFDLKKGATTDQGEIIRKLVALQYKRNDTAFTRGCFRVRGDSLEIFPSHYEDMAWRVSFFGDEIEEISEFDPLTGTRGASLDTVRVYANSHYVTPGPTMKQAAAAIRFELTERLKELEAEGKLLEHQRLEQRTNFDLEMIAATGSCAGIENYSRFLTGRLPGEPPPTLFEYLPENALLFVDESHQTVPQIGAMSKGDHRRKITLAEYGFRLPSCIDNRPLRFNEWDAMRPQTFAVSATPGNWEMEQSGGVFAEQVIRPTGLIDPPVEIRPVEDQVQDCINECRLTAEKGYRTLVTTLTKRMSEDLTEFMHEAGLRVRYMHSDTETLERIELIRDLRMGVYDVLVGINLLREGLDIPECGLVCILDADKEGFLRSETSLVQTIGRAARNVDGKVILYADRITGSMERAMAETDRRREKQRAYNEEHGITPETIKRGIQDIVAHTASRDGVLVEIEAEDGRNNLVGHNLRAYIEELERKMRAAAADLEFEEAGRLRDEIRKLEADELGLPGEPSHAPLVGRSNEGKPGTRKTRYGKTQRKWGR
- a CDS encoding SDR family NAD(P)-dependent oxidoreductase, with translation MKLTGNTILITGGGSGIGQALAWRFHDLGNTVIVAGRGEARLQETIAGRERMLALQLDVADNASVDAAIEKLKRDFPELNAAILSAGVMTRQELGTGGTIATAEEVININLLGTIRVAEALIPLLAGKPNAAICTVTSGLAFTPLPGAPAYSASKAAIHSYSLSLRQRLKGQVQVIEIAPPGVQTGLTPGQETRQGYMPLDAYIDETMGNFEREPDGYENLVGNVLPLRWSERDGTTDAILERLASV